One region of Syngnathus scovelli strain Florida chromosome 15, RoL_Ssco_1.2, whole genome shotgun sequence genomic DNA includes:
- the LOC125981960 gene encoding arf-GAP with Rho-GAP domain, ANK repeat and PH domain-containing protein 1 isoform X5: MRDSQTHMRQQDSRQKKKRCRRQVRTATRWLRPRPSPSRGLATPGTAEAPPPRRTADQQITLFPMELTSAQVHTYTMGTERARHKTAQRAPVPKTGLKTNEDPGSPALAFVGDSGSGPSLSSPPSVHTMASNIAKHIPSLAGAAGTIGAEPSAAPTPNLGAALSSLSNIPSLAEMLSAVANSPSQHSSKGVPRPKPDDAGVALDSPAPTRGQVGVTGPGDGEEEDDDLYITVLESWDHDDVDTDSSDQEELYHNCLSATDGAMRGDFVNEPLNSANRRSSTTSPRPAPPPKLHLAQSAKGGKSSRQKTPGVATIRVSRKKGHGPPSGQQSAVVRASWLDVWKGFRHNVFWATLDGQLMSLWKKRTDQFSEVLFHVSDITNVKKLDRGRFSIYFKKKHYDFLAHSDDVQDGWVRSLLASRGQPAPAGPDLHGAVTVKDPKSRFYAAVWRHDLWVYQNKEGFQLGVACYSIPLNLATVQTTGRHSFALATPFRTFGLSVDSSKDLSVWLDALSSSISSALSCSQVATRLWKNPSNRQCADCGAADPEWAAVNLLLVICHSCAGQHRALGSTLSKVRSLKMDNKVWTEPLIQLFVGHGNRLANQVWAPLVPSAEQIAPEASHESRSKFIRDKYSKGRYRRLHALASSPQLMQQRLRQVACGGDVEETFSLLCSGSKVCQTDPQSPSPIQLAERAGQALQAELLRLNEYTEVPRHLPKWGDGRAESSPSGKATLYHAFTDPAHASSRIAEEDEKLHGKLEDDRFLFSLENDSAACDVLDLREVLSLFRNDGATFQFELITLDNQLLCVAESEDENLIHLVHILKVILPAGVSDAEMRRALGVSKVHVVEDGGGGASENSEAWLLLWDGGVSVHRARRGSKKTMLKTELSALSRHEMDPAGDIITMVLGHRRVSLHFDAHDSCGRWYGMLQDALADQKAPESPVRSESPSDPDSVPLAIRRCVRHIQKHGLKVEGVYRRCGLASKVSQLAEALARRPDCAPLESGEQGVLDAAAALKQYIRQQVQLFPEDERNKWMRAAGISDERARFSAYRRLLRQMPADKRGTLDALFGHFYTVQTFSQVNKMSAHNLALVLVPSLFDSLNGDLLKLTRELVLYHEPLFHCQLHHDEEEEEEEEITVL; the protein is encoded by the exons ATGCGAGACAGCCAGACGCACATGAGACAACAAGACAGCAgacaaaagaagaaaagatgCAGGAGACAAGTGAGAACAGCGACCCG ATGGCTTCGTCCCCGCCCGTCCCCAAGCCGAGGGCTCGCTACGCCAGGGACAGCCGAGGCTCCGCCTCCACGCCGGACGGCCGATCAGC AAATCACACTCTTTCCAATGGAGCTCACTTCAGCACAGGTACACACGTACACAATGGGCACTGAAAGAGCCCGACACAAGACAGCGCAGCGCGCGCCAGTGCCAAAAACCGGTTTGAAAACCA ATGAAGACCCGGGCTCACCCGCGCTGGCATTTGTCGGCGACTCTGGCTCCGGCCCGTCTCTCTCGTCCCCGCCCTCCGTACACACCATGGCTAGCAACATTGCGAAGCACATACCTAGCTTAGCGGGCGCTGCCGGCACCATCGGCGCTGAGCCCAGCGCTGCCCCTACGCCAAACTTGGGCGCCGCTCTTAGCTCCTTATCAAACATACCTAGTTTAGCAGAGATGCTTAGCGCAGTGGCTAACTCGCCGTCCCAACATTCCTCCAAAGGCGTCCCCCGGCCAAAACCCGACG ATGCCGGCGTGGCGCTGGACTCGCCGGCACCGACACGGGGCCAGGTTGGAGTCACGGGACCAGGTGATGGTG aggaAGAAGACGACGACCTCTACATCACCGTCTTGGAAAGTTGGGACCACGACGACGTCGACACCGACTCGTCCGACCAGGAGGAACTCTATCACAATTGTCTGTCCGCAACCGATGGAGCTATGAGAGGAGACTTTGTAAACGAGCCGCTCAACAGCGCCAA CCGTCGCTCGAGTACCACGTCCCCTCGGCCGGCGCCGCCTCCCAAGTTGCATCTGGCCCAATCGGCAAAGGGCGGCAAGTCCTCCAGACAAAAGACACCGGG CGTGGCAACCATCCGGGTGTCGAGGAAGAAAGGACATGGCCCGCCTAGCGGTCAGCAAAGCGCGGTGGTCCGAGCCAGCTGGCTGGACGTTTGGAAAGGCTTCAG ACACAACGTCTTTTGGGCCACGCTGGACGGACAGTTGATGTCTTTGTGGAAAAAACGTACG GACCAGTTCAGCGAGGTTCTCTTCCACGTGTCCGACATCACAAACGTCAAGAAACTCGATAGAGGGAGATTCTCCATCTACTTCAAGAAGAAACATTACGACTTCCTGGCTCACAGCGACG ATGTTCAGGACGGTTGGGTCCGCTCGCTGCTGGCGTCACGGGGTCAGCCCGCTCCCGCCGGCCCGGACCTCCACGGCGCCGTGACGGTCAAGGACCCAAAGAGCCGCTTCTACGCCGCCGTCTGGCGCCACGATTTGTGGGTTTACCAGAACAAAGAGGGCTTCCAGCTGGGCGTGGCCTGCTACAGCATTCCCCTCAACCTGGCCACGGTCCAGACCACCGGGAGACACTCCTTCGCCCTCGCCACCCCGTTCAGGACCTTCGG TCTGTCTGTGGATTCGTCCAAGGATCTGTCCGTCTGGCTGGACGCTTTGTCCTCGTCCATCAGCAGCGCTCTGTCCTGCAGCCAGGTGGCGACGCGCCTGTGGAAGAATCCCAGCAACCGGCAGTGCGCCGACTGCGGCGCCGCCGACCCCGAGTGGGCGGCGGTAAACCTGCTACTGGTCATCTGCCACAGCTGCGCAG GGCAACACCGAGCTCTGGGCAGCACCCTGTCCAAGGTCCGTAGTCTAAAGATGGACAACAAGGTGTGGACTGAACCACTCATACAG CTGTTTGTTGGACACGGTAACCGTCTTGCCAATCAGGTGTGGGCCCCCCTGGTACCCTCGGCCGAGCAGATCGCTCCAGAGGCCTCCCACGAGAGCCGGTCCAAATTCATCCGGGATAAATACAGCAAGGGCCGCTACCGGCGACTCCACGCCCTGGCCTCTTCTCCCCAGCTGATGCAGCAG AGGCTGCGACAAGTGGCTTGCGGTGGCGACGTGGAAGAAACTTTCTCACTTCTGTGTTCGGGGTCAAAG GTGTGTCAAACGGACCCTCAGAGCCCCTCGCCCATTCAGCTGGCTGAAAGAGCAGGCCAAGCTCTGCAGGCTGAGCTTCTCCGACTCAACGAGTACACAG AGGTTCCACGACACCTGCCAAAATGGGGGGACGGGAGAGCCGAGTCAAGCCCCTCAGGTAAAGCCACGCTTTATCATGCATTCACGGACCCGGCTCACGCGTCTTCACGTATAGCCGAGGAAGACGAGAAGCTTCACGGCAAACTGGAAGACGATCGTTTCCTCTTCTCTTTGGAAAACGACTCTGCGGCTTGCGACGTCCTCGACTTACGAGAGGTGTTGTCGCTTTTCCGAAATGACGG GGCCACCTTTCAATTTGAGTTGATCACTTTGGACAATCAGCTCCTCTGCGTGGCCGAGAGTGAGGACGAAAACCTCATCCACCTGGTTCATATCCTCAAG GTGATTCTCCCGGCCGGCGTGTCTGACGCTGAGATGCGCAGGGCACTCGGGGTCAGCAAAGTGCACGTGGTGgaagacggcggcggcggcgcctcagAAAACTCCGAAGCCTGGTTGCTGCTCTGGGACGGCGGGGTGAGCGTCCATCGCGCTCGCAGAGGCTCCAAGAAGACGATGTTAAAGACGGAACTGAGCGCGCTCAGTCGCCACG AGATGGATCCGGCTGGAGATATCATAACCATGGTGCTCGGACACAG ACGGGTGTCCCTGCACTTTGACGCGCACGACAGCTGCGGCAGATGGTACGGCATGCTGCAGGACGCTCTGGCCGATCAAAAGGCTCCGGAATCTCCCGTAAGGTCCGAGTCGCCCAGCGACCCCGACTCGGTGCCGCTCGCCATCCGCCGATGTGTCCGGCACATCCAAAAACACG GTCTGAAGGTGGAGGGCGTCTACCGGCGCTGCGGGCTTGCCTCAAAAGTGTCCCAGTTGGCCGAGGCCCTGGCAAGACGGCCCGATTGTGCCCCGCTGGAGTCGGGCGAACAGGGCGTGctggacgccgccgccgccctcaAGCAGTACATCCGGCAGCAAGTGCAACTCTTCCCTGAGGACGAGCGCAACAAGTGGATGCGTGCTGCTG GCATTTCAGATGAGCGCGCCAGGTTCTCAGCCTACCGACGCTTGCTACGCCAAATGCCCGCTGACAAGCGAGGGACGCTCGACGCCTTGTTTGGACACTTTTACAC GGTCCAGACGTTCTCTCAGGTCAACAAGATGTCGGCTCACAACCTGGCCTTGGTTCTGGTTCCGTCGCTCTTTGACAGTCTTAACGGCGACCTGCTCAAGCTGACGCGGGAGTTGGTCCTGTACCACGAGCCGCTCTTCCACTGCCAG CTGCACCAcgatgaagaagaggaagaggaggaggagatcacCGTCCTCTGA
- the LOC125981960 gene encoding arf-GAP with Rho-GAP domain, ANK repeat and PH domain-containing protein 1 isoform X6, which produces MRDSQTHMRQQDSRQKKKRCRRQVRTATRWLRPRPSPSRGLATPGTAEAPPPRRTADQQITLFPMELTSAQVHTYTMGTERARHKTAQRAPVPKTGLKTNEDPGSPALAFVGDSGSGPSLSSPPSVHTMASNIAKHIPSLAGAAGTIGAEPSAAPTPNLGAALSSLSNIPSLAEMLSAVANSPSQHSSKGVPRPKPDDAGVALDSPAPTRGQVGVTGPEEEDDDLYITVLESWDHDDVDTDSSDQEELYHNCLSATDGAMRGDFVNEPLNSANRRSSTTSPRPAPPPKLHLAQSAKGGKSSRQKTPGVATIRVSRKKGHGPPSGQQSAVVRASWLDVWKGFRHNVFWATLDGQLMSLWKKRTDQFSEVLFHVSDITNVKKLDRGRFSIYFKKKHYDFLAHSDDVQDGWVRSLLASRGQPAPAGPDLHGAVTVKDPKSRFYAAVWRHDLWVYQNKEGFQLGVACYSIPLNLATVQTTGRHSFALATPFRTFGLSVDSSKDLSVWLDALSSSISSALSCSQVATRLWKNPSNRQCADCGAADPEWAAVNLLLVICHSCAGQHRALGSTLSKVRSLKMDNKVWTEPLIQLFVGHGNRLANQVWAPLVPSAEQIAPEASHESRSKFIRDKYSKGRYRRLHALASSPQLMQQRLRQVACGGDVEETFSLLCSGSKVCQTDPQSPSPIQLAERAGQALQAELLRLNEYTEVPRHLPKWGDGRAESSPSGKATLYHAFTDPAHASSRIAEEDEKLHGKLEDDRFLFSLENDSAACDVLDLREVLSLFRNDGATFQFELITLDNQLLCVAESEDENLIHLVHILKVILPAGVSDAEMRRALGVSKVHVVEDGGGGASENSEAWLLLWDGGVSVHRARRGSKKTMLKTELSALSRHEMDPAGDIITMVLGHRRVSLHFDAHDSCGRWYGMLQDALADQKAPESPVRSESPSDPDSVPLAIRRCVRHIQKHGLKVEGVYRRCGLASKVSQLAEALARRPDCAPLESGEQGVLDAAAALKQYIRQQVQLFPEDERNKWMRAAGISDERARFSAYRRLLRQMPADKRGTLDALFGHFYTVQTFSQVNKMSAHNLALVLVPSLFDSLNGDLLKLTRELVLYHEPLFHCQLHHDEEEEEEEEITVL; this is translated from the exons ATGCGAGACAGCCAGACGCACATGAGACAACAAGACAGCAgacaaaagaagaaaagatgCAGGAGACAAGTGAGAACAGCGACCCG ATGGCTTCGTCCCCGCCCGTCCCCAAGCCGAGGGCTCGCTACGCCAGGGACAGCCGAGGCTCCGCCTCCACGCCGGACGGCCGATCAGC AAATCACACTCTTTCCAATGGAGCTCACTTCAGCACAGGTACACACGTACACAATGGGCACTGAAAGAGCCCGACACAAGACAGCGCAGCGCGCGCCAGTGCCAAAAACCGGTTTGAAAACCA ATGAAGACCCGGGCTCACCCGCGCTGGCATTTGTCGGCGACTCTGGCTCCGGCCCGTCTCTCTCGTCCCCGCCCTCCGTACACACCATGGCTAGCAACATTGCGAAGCACATACCTAGCTTAGCGGGCGCTGCCGGCACCATCGGCGCTGAGCCCAGCGCTGCCCCTACGCCAAACTTGGGCGCCGCTCTTAGCTCCTTATCAAACATACCTAGTTTAGCAGAGATGCTTAGCGCAGTGGCTAACTCGCCGTCCCAACATTCCTCCAAAGGCGTCCCCCGGCCAAAACCCGACG ATGCCGGCGTGGCGCTGGACTCGCCGGCACCGACACGGGGCCAGGTTGGAGTCACGGGACCAG aggaAGAAGACGACGACCTCTACATCACCGTCTTGGAAAGTTGGGACCACGACGACGTCGACACCGACTCGTCCGACCAGGAGGAACTCTATCACAATTGTCTGTCCGCAACCGATGGAGCTATGAGAGGAGACTTTGTAAACGAGCCGCTCAACAGCGCCAA CCGTCGCTCGAGTACCACGTCCCCTCGGCCGGCGCCGCCTCCCAAGTTGCATCTGGCCCAATCGGCAAAGGGCGGCAAGTCCTCCAGACAAAAGACACCGGG CGTGGCAACCATCCGGGTGTCGAGGAAGAAAGGACATGGCCCGCCTAGCGGTCAGCAAAGCGCGGTGGTCCGAGCCAGCTGGCTGGACGTTTGGAAAGGCTTCAG ACACAACGTCTTTTGGGCCACGCTGGACGGACAGTTGATGTCTTTGTGGAAAAAACGTACG GACCAGTTCAGCGAGGTTCTCTTCCACGTGTCCGACATCACAAACGTCAAGAAACTCGATAGAGGGAGATTCTCCATCTACTTCAAGAAGAAACATTACGACTTCCTGGCTCACAGCGACG ATGTTCAGGACGGTTGGGTCCGCTCGCTGCTGGCGTCACGGGGTCAGCCCGCTCCCGCCGGCCCGGACCTCCACGGCGCCGTGACGGTCAAGGACCCAAAGAGCCGCTTCTACGCCGCCGTCTGGCGCCACGATTTGTGGGTTTACCAGAACAAAGAGGGCTTCCAGCTGGGCGTGGCCTGCTACAGCATTCCCCTCAACCTGGCCACGGTCCAGACCACCGGGAGACACTCCTTCGCCCTCGCCACCCCGTTCAGGACCTTCGG TCTGTCTGTGGATTCGTCCAAGGATCTGTCCGTCTGGCTGGACGCTTTGTCCTCGTCCATCAGCAGCGCTCTGTCCTGCAGCCAGGTGGCGACGCGCCTGTGGAAGAATCCCAGCAACCGGCAGTGCGCCGACTGCGGCGCCGCCGACCCCGAGTGGGCGGCGGTAAACCTGCTACTGGTCATCTGCCACAGCTGCGCAG GGCAACACCGAGCTCTGGGCAGCACCCTGTCCAAGGTCCGTAGTCTAAAGATGGACAACAAGGTGTGGACTGAACCACTCATACAG CTGTTTGTTGGACACGGTAACCGTCTTGCCAATCAGGTGTGGGCCCCCCTGGTACCCTCGGCCGAGCAGATCGCTCCAGAGGCCTCCCACGAGAGCCGGTCCAAATTCATCCGGGATAAATACAGCAAGGGCCGCTACCGGCGACTCCACGCCCTGGCCTCTTCTCCCCAGCTGATGCAGCAG AGGCTGCGACAAGTGGCTTGCGGTGGCGACGTGGAAGAAACTTTCTCACTTCTGTGTTCGGGGTCAAAG GTGTGTCAAACGGACCCTCAGAGCCCCTCGCCCATTCAGCTGGCTGAAAGAGCAGGCCAAGCTCTGCAGGCTGAGCTTCTCCGACTCAACGAGTACACAG AGGTTCCACGACACCTGCCAAAATGGGGGGACGGGAGAGCCGAGTCAAGCCCCTCAGGTAAAGCCACGCTTTATCATGCATTCACGGACCCGGCTCACGCGTCTTCACGTATAGCCGAGGAAGACGAGAAGCTTCACGGCAAACTGGAAGACGATCGTTTCCTCTTCTCTTTGGAAAACGACTCTGCGGCTTGCGACGTCCTCGACTTACGAGAGGTGTTGTCGCTTTTCCGAAATGACGG GGCCACCTTTCAATTTGAGTTGATCACTTTGGACAATCAGCTCCTCTGCGTGGCCGAGAGTGAGGACGAAAACCTCATCCACCTGGTTCATATCCTCAAG GTGATTCTCCCGGCCGGCGTGTCTGACGCTGAGATGCGCAGGGCACTCGGGGTCAGCAAAGTGCACGTGGTGgaagacggcggcggcggcgcctcagAAAACTCCGAAGCCTGGTTGCTGCTCTGGGACGGCGGGGTGAGCGTCCATCGCGCTCGCAGAGGCTCCAAGAAGACGATGTTAAAGACGGAACTGAGCGCGCTCAGTCGCCACG AGATGGATCCGGCTGGAGATATCATAACCATGGTGCTCGGACACAG ACGGGTGTCCCTGCACTTTGACGCGCACGACAGCTGCGGCAGATGGTACGGCATGCTGCAGGACGCTCTGGCCGATCAAAAGGCTCCGGAATCTCCCGTAAGGTCCGAGTCGCCCAGCGACCCCGACTCGGTGCCGCTCGCCATCCGCCGATGTGTCCGGCACATCCAAAAACACG GTCTGAAGGTGGAGGGCGTCTACCGGCGCTGCGGGCTTGCCTCAAAAGTGTCCCAGTTGGCCGAGGCCCTGGCAAGACGGCCCGATTGTGCCCCGCTGGAGTCGGGCGAACAGGGCGTGctggacgccgccgccgccctcaAGCAGTACATCCGGCAGCAAGTGCAACTCTTCCCTGAGGACGAGCGCAACAAGTGGATGCGTGCTGCTG GCATTTCAGATGAGCGCGCCAGGTTCTCAGCCTACCGACGCTTGCTACGCCAAATGCCCGCTGACAAGCGAGGGACGCTCGACGCCTTGTTTGGACACTTTTACAC GGTCCAGACGTTCTCTCAGGTCAACAAGATGTCGGCTCACAACCTGGCCTTGGTTCTGGTTCCGTCGCTCTTTGACAGTCTTAACGGCGACCTGCTCAAGCTGACGCGGGAGTTGGTCCTGTACCACGAGCCGCTCTTCCACTGCCAG CTGCACCAcgatgaagaagaggaagaggaggaggagatcacCGTCCTCTGA
- the LOC125981960 gene encoding arf-GAP with Rho-GAP domain, ANK repeat and PH domain-containing protein 1 isoform X3 produces the protein MQETSENSDPMASSPPVPKPRARYARDSRGSASTPDGRSANHTLSNGAHFSTDEDPGSPALAFVGDSGSGPSLSSPPSVHTMASNIAKHIPSLAGAAGTIGAEPSAAPTPNLGAALSSLSNIPSLAEMLSAVANSPSQHSSKGVPRPKPDDAGVALDSPAPTRGQVGVTGPGDGGEQKSKGVCVRVCHDSLSAQELVFFSSNHLGPVAKNPSQCFFEQSHVLFANSTEEEDDDLYITVLESWDHDDVDTDSSDQEELYHNCLSATDGAMRGDFVNEPLNSANRRSSTTSPRPAPPPKLHLAQSAKGGKSSRQKTPGVATIRVSRKKGHGPPSGQQSAVVRASWLDVWKGFRHNVFWATLDGQLMSLWKKRTDQFSEVLFHVSDITNVKKLDRGRFSIYFKKKHYDFLAHSDDVQDGWVRSLLASRGQPAPAGPDLHGAVTVKDPKSRFYAAVWRHDLWVYQNKEGFQLGVACYSIPLNLATVQTTGRHSFALATPFRTFGLSVDSSKDLSVWLDALSSSISSALSCSQVATRLWKNPSNRQCADCGAADPEWAAVNLLLVICHSCAGQHRALGSTLSKVRSLKMDNKVWTEPLIQLFVGHGNRLANQVWAPLVPSAEQIAPEASHESRSKFIRDKYSKGRYRRLHALASSPQLMQQRLRQVACGGDVEETFSLLCSGSKVCQTDPQSPSPIQLAERAGQALQAELLRLNEYTEVPRHLPKWGDGRAESSPSGKATLYHAFTDPAHASSRIAEEDEKLHGKLEDDRFLFSLENDSAACDVLDLREVLSLFRNDGATFQFELITLDNQLLCVAESEDENLIHLVHILKVILPAGVSDAEMRRALGVSKVHVVEDGGGGASENSEAWLLLWDGGVSVHRARRGSKKTMLKTELSALSRHEMDPAGDIITMVLGHRRVSLHFDAHDSCGRWYGMLQDALADQKAPESPVRSESPSDPDSVPLAIRRCVRHIQKHGLKVEGVYRRCGLASKVSQLAEALARRPDCAPLESGEQGVLDAAAALKQYIRQQVQLFPEDERNKWMRAAGISDERARFSAYRRLLRQMPADKRGTLDALFGHFYTVQTFSQVNKMSAHNLALVLVPSLFDSLNGDLLKLTRELVLYHEPLFHCQLHHDEEEEEEEEITVL, from the exons atgCAGGAGACAAGTGAGAACAGCGACCCG ATGGCTTCGTCCCCGCCCGTCCCCAAGCCGAGGGCTCGCTACGCCAGGGACAGCCGAGGCTCCGCCTCCACGCCGGACGGCCGATCAGC AAATCACACTCTTTCCAATGGAGCTCACTTCAGCACAG ATGAAGACCCGGGCTCACCCGCGCTGGCATTTGTCGGCGACTCTGGCTCCGGCCCGTCTCTCTCGTCCCCGCCCTCCGTACACACCATGGCTAGCAACATTGCGAAGCACATACCTAGCTTAGCGGGCGCTGCCGGCACCATCGGCGCTGAGCCCAGCGCTGCCCCTACGCCAAACTTGGGCGCCGCTCTTAGCTCCTTATCAAACATACCTAGTTTAGCAGAGATGCTTAGCGCAGTGGCTAACTCGCCGTCCCAACATTCCTCCAAAGGCGTCCCCCGGCCAAAACCCGACG ATGCCGGCGTGGCGCTGGACTCGCCGGCACCGACACGGGGCCAGGTTGGAGTCACGGGACCAGGTGATGGTGGTGAGCAAAAGtcaaagggtgtgtgtgtgcgtgtgtgtcacgaCTCTCTCTCTGCTCAAGAGCTAGTTTTCTTTTCATCAAACCATCTGGGTCCGGTAGCCAAAAATCCCAGCCAATGCTTTTTTGAGCAATCTCACGTCCTCTttgcaaactccacagaggaAGAAGACGACGACCTCTACATCACCGTCTTGGAAAGTTGGGACCACGACGACGTCGACACCGACTCGTCCGACCAGGAGGAACTCTATCACAATTGTCTGTCCGCAACCGATGGAGCTATGAGAGGAGACTTTGTAAACGAGCCGCTCAACAGCGCCAA CCGTCGCTCGAGTACCACGTCCCCTCGGCCGGCGCCGCCTCCCAAGTTGCATCTGGCCCAATCGGCAAAGGGCGGCAAGTCCTCCAGACAAAAGACACCGGG CGTGGCAACCATCCGGGTGTCGAGGAAGAAAGGACATGGCCCGCCTAGCGGTCAGCAAAGCGCGGTGGTCCGAGCCAGCTGGCTGGACGTTTGGAAAGGCTTCAG ACACAACGTCTTTTGGGCCACGCTGGACGGACAGTTGATGTCTTTGTGGAAAAAACGTACG GACCAGTTCAGCGAGGTTCTCTTCCACGTGTCCGACATCACAAACGTCAAGAAACTCGATAGAGGGAGATTCTCCATCTACTTCAAGAAGAAACATTACGACTTCCTGGCTCACAGCGACG ATGTTCAGGACGGTTGGGTCCGCTCGCTGCTGGCGTCACGGGGTCAGCCCGCTCCCGCCGGCCCGGACCTCCACGGCGCCGTGACGGTCAAGGACCCAAAGAGCCGCTTCTACGCCGCCGTCTGGCGCCACGATTTGTGGGTTTACCAGAACAAAGAGGGCTTCCAGCTGGGCGTGGCCTGCTACAGCATTCCCCTCAACCTGGCCACGGTCCAGACCACCGGGAGACACTCCTTCGCCCTCGCCACCCCGTTCAGGACCTTCGG TCTGTCTGTGGATTCGTCCAAGGATCTGTCCGTCTGGCTGGACGCTTTGTCCTCGTCCATCAGCAGCGCTCTGTCCTGCAGCCAGGTGGCGACGCGCCTGTGGAAGAATCCCAGCAACCGGCAGTGCGCCGACTGCGGCGCCGCCGACCCCGAGTGGGCGGCGGTAAACCTGCTACTGGTCATCTGCCACAGCTGCGCAG GGCAACACCGAGCTCTGGGCAGCACCCTGTCCAAGGTCCGTAGTCTAAAGATGGACAACAAGGTGTGGACTGAACCACTCATACAG CTGTTTGTTGGACACGGTAACCGTCTTGCCAATCAGGTGTGGGCCCCCCTGGTACCCTCGGCCGAGCAGATCGCTCCAGAGGCCTCCCACGAGAGCCGGTCCAAATTCATCCGGGATAAATACAGCAAGGGCCGCTACCGGCGACTCCACGCCCTGGCCTCTTCTCCCCAGCTGATGCAGCAG AGGCTGCGACAAGTGGCTTGCGGTGGCGACGTGGAAGAAACTTTCTCACTTCTGTGTTCGGGGTCAAAG GTGTGTCAAACGGACCCTCAGAGCCCCTCGCCCATTCAGCTGGCTGAAAGAGCAGGCCAAGCTCTGCAGGCTGAGCTTCTCCGACTCAACGAGTACACAG AGGTTCCACGACACCTGCCAAAATGGGGGGACGGGAGAGCCGAGTCAAGCCCCTCAGGTAAAGCCACGCTTTATCATGCATTCACGGACCCGGCTCACGCGTCTTCACGTATAGCCGAGGAAGACGAGAAGCTTCACGGCAAACTGGAAGACGATCGTTTCCTCTTCTCTTTGGAAAACGACTCTGCGGCTTGCGACGTCCTCGACTTACGAGAGGTGTTGTCGCTTTTCCGAAATGACGG GGCCACCTTTCAATTTGAGTTGATCACTTTGGACAATCAGCTCCTCTGCGTGGCCGAGAGTGAGGACGAAAACCTCATCCACCTGGTTCATATCCTCAAG GTGATTCTCCCGGCCGGCGTGTCTGACGCTGAGATGCGCAGGGCACTCGGGGTCAGCAAAGTGCACGTGGTGgaagacggcggcggcggcgcctcagAAAACTCCGAAGCCTGGTTGCTGCTCTGGGACGGCGGGGTGAGCGTCCATCGCGCTCGCAGAGGCTCCAAGAAGACGATGTTAAAGACGGAACTGAGCGCGCTCAGTCGCCACG AGATGGATCCGGCTGGAGATATCATAACCATGGTGCTCGGACACAG ACGGGTGTCCCTGCACTTTGACGCGCACGACAGCTGCGGCAGATGGTACGGCATGCTGCAGGACGCTCTGGCCGATCAAAAGGCTCCGGAATCTCCCGTAAGGTCCGAGTCGCCCAGCGACCCCGACTCGGTGCCGCTCGCCATCCGCCGATGTGTCCGGCACATCCAAAAACACG GTCTGAAGGTGGAGGGCGTCTACCGGCGCTGCGGGCTTGCCTCAAAAGTGTCCCAGTTGGCCGAGGCCCTGGCAAGACGGCCCGATTGTGCCCCGCTGGAGTCGGGCGAACAGGGCGTGctggacgccgccgccgccctcaAGCAGTACATCCGGCAGCAAGTGCAACTCTTCCCTGAGGACGAGCGCAACAAGTGGATGCGTGCTGCTG GCATTTCAGATGAGCGCGCCAGGTTCTCAGCCTACCGACGCTTGCTACGCCAAATGCCCGCTGACAAGCGAGGGACGCTCGACGCCTTGTTTGGACACTTTTACAC GGTCCAGACGTTCTCTCAGGTCAACAAGATGTCGGCTCACAACCTGGCCTTGGTTCTGGTTCCGTCGCTCTTTGACAGTCTTAACGGCGACCTGCTCAAGCTGACGCGGGAGTTGGTCCTGTACCACGAGCCGCTCTTCCACTGCCAG CTGCACCAcgatgaagaagaggaagaggaggaggagatcacCGTCCTCTGA